TTCGACGGCCGGCTCACGCACGTCGGCCGGGCGCAGGTTCCACCTGGCGGCCTTGAACGCGTCCCGCTCCTCGGGCGAGAACAGATCGACTTGCTCCGGTGCAGGTCCGGGGCGCGGCGCCGCGCCCCGCGTACCGCTCGCCGGGCCGGTTGCAGGTGCCCTGTCGGTGCCCGGTCCCGTAGCCGTCGACGTCTTTGCAGGATCCGCCCGTCCGATGCGTTGCCCGACCACGCGGGCGATCCCGGCCACCGTCGGATCGGCCACCAGGGCCGCCACGGGAACTCGCTGTCCGTATCGGCGCAGCAGCCGGGCGGAGACCTGCACCAGGGTGAAGGAGGTGACCCCTTGGTCCCACAGGTCCTCGGCGGTGTCGATCGCCGGCACACCGAGGACCTCCGCGAAGACCGCGGCGATCTCCTCCACCAACGGCGGCTCTACGGGCGGACCCTCCTCGGGCTCCGGCGGTTCAGTCGTCCGCTCCGGAACCGGCAGGGGCAGGGCCGAGCGATCGAGCTTGCCGTGTGCGGTGGCCGGGAAGGACGGTACGAACACCACGAAGTTGGGCACCATGTAGGACGGGAGCGCCTTCGCGGCACGCTCACGCAGCGCGCCCTCGTCGCCGCTCTCCTCGTCGGCGGGGATGACGTGCGCCACCAGGAGTTGGTCTCCCCCCTGTTCGCGCACCGACACCACCACGTCCCGGACCGAGCTGTCCGCGCGCAGTACGTGTTCGACCTCGGCGAGTTCCACTCGCTGGCCCCGGATCTTGACCTGGCCGTCGGTCCGCCCCCGGATGTGCAGGCAGCCGTCCGCGTCCCACAGAGCCCGGTCCCCGGTACGGAACATCCGGGCGCCGGGTTCGTCGGTGTACGGATCGGGCGGGAAGGACGCCATGGTGAGTTCGGGGTCTCCCGCATAGCCGAGTGCCAGACAGCGGCCGGCGGTGTACAGGTCCCCCTCGGTCCCCGGCGGGCACGGTCGCAGCCGGGAGTCGAGGACGTAGTGACGGCAGCGATCGATGGGACGTCCGTAGGGAATGGCACGCCATTCGGGGTCGATGTCCCGCACAGGGAAGACGTTGGACCAGACGGTGGTCTCGGTCGGTCCGCCCAGCGCGATCGTCCGCACGCCGGGGAAGGCGGCCGTCAGCCGCCCCGGCAACGACAGCGGGATGAAGTCACCGCTCAGCATCACCAGTCGCAGCCGCCCGGCGTCGGCGTCCGGGAGGAACGGGGTGAGCTGGTGCAGTGTGGTGGGGGCGGAGTTCCAGATCGTCACCGGTTCGGTCATCAGCACGTCGGCGAGCAATTGGGGGTCGCGCTGTTCCTCCTCGTCGGCAAGGTAGATCGAGGCACCGTGCCCGAGGAGCCCGAACAGGTCGAACACTGACAGATCGAAGCCGAACGAGGTGAGGGCCAGCCCGGTGTCGTGCGGTACGAGGTCGAAGTCCCGGGCACAGAAGGCGATCAGGTTGTGCACCGACCGGTGGGCGACCTCCACGCCCTTGGGCGTCCCTGTGCTGCCCGAGGTGAACAGAACGTATGCCGTGTCGTCCGCGCAGGCCACCGCCGCGGGATTCTCGTCCGCCCGGGGATGGGTTTCGGCGTCGGGTCCCGGGTCGACGACGACGATGCGGCGGACGGGGTGCGCCATGGGCGGGTCCAGCGGGACGGTGCCCGGCGCGGTCAGCAGGGTGCGTACGCCCGCCGCACCGAGCATCGCCGACACCCGGGCGGCGGGCAGCGCGGTGTCGACGGGCAGGTAGGCCGCGCCCGCCTTCAACACGCCGTACAGCGCGGCCACGAGGTCCGGACCGCGGTCCATGCGGACGGCGACCACGTCCCCCGCTTCGACCCCTTCCGCGCGCAGTCGCCATGCCACGGTGTTGGCGCGGCGGTTCAGCTCCCCGTAACCGACCGTGCTCCCCGAACGGCCCCGCACGGCCACGGCCGCGGGCGAGACCCGCGCCCAGTGTTCGAGCGGCAGATGTATGGGTCCTTCGAGGGCCGGGGCGGGGGAAGCCTCGGTGACGTTCCAGCCGTACAGGACGGCCTCGCGCTCCGCGCCCGTGGCCACAACGACCGCCGCGTCCGCGTTCGCCCGCTCCTCCTCCTCGGCTGCCTCGGCCGACCAGGCGCGCACGCTTGCCTCGAAGAGGGCGAACAGCTTCTCGTCGAGCCCGCCCCCGAGCACGCCGGGTGCCAGGTCCCACGCGTAGGAGAGGGTGTCGGCCTCGGCAACGCAGACGACGTCGAGATCGCAACCGGGCGTACTGGTCAGCCACTTGCCCTGAGTCACCCCTTCCGGCAGCGGGTGGCGGGTCAGGTCCACGAGTGCCGTCAGCACCACCGGATAGGAGAGGGTGACCGAACGGTCCCGCAGCGCCCTGCGGCTCAGTTCGGCGAGCCCGGAGGCGCTCCGGTGAGCCAGGTCGGCGGTGATCTGCAGACGGGCTGACCGGGCTGCCTCTTGGAGCGGTGTTCCCCGGGGCGGGGCGGACAGCCAGTCGAGGAAGGACTCCTCCGCGGGACGGTGGCGTTCCGACTGTTCCGGCCACAGGACGACCGACAACGCGTACGGGTCCGTGATCTCCTCCGAGAGCGCGGCGGTGAGGGCAGCGAACACGATGTCGTCGACCGTCACACCGCGCACGGCGGCGCGCCTGGCAAACTCCCGGTATCCGGTGAACGTGCCGGACAGCCGGCGCCGGCCACTGCGTCCGACGACTTCCGTGCGTGGCAGCACAGGACCCGGCGGCACGGTCGCCAGCCGTTCACGCCAGTGCGCGGCCGCTCTGCCGCGTCGACCACCGCGTACGTACCGGGCCGTGTCCGGTGGGGCGGTGGCGAGTGCGGGCACGGCCGGGCCGTCCCCTTCGGCGTACAACCGCCACAGTTCGCGAAACAGGAGGTGGATGGAGCGGCCGTCACCGACGAGCAGGTCCATCGCGCAGTGCACGGTGTGCTTCCCCGTGGGGTCGCGGGTCACCCGTACGTCGATGAGCGGCCAGCGGCCGAGAGGGAAGGGGCGGGAGGTCATCTCGGTGCGGATACGGGCGAGGTCCGCCTCGTTCGCGTCGGCGTCGGCGTCGAGGTCGATGACGGGGATGTGCAGCGTGCCCGCTCCCCGGGGGCGGACGCGCAGCCGCGCCCCGTCCGTCTGCGTCCGCAGAGCGTCGTGGCGCTCGACGAGCCGTCGCAGGGCTCTGTCGAGTCGTACGAGGTCGAGCGCCTCAACCTCGTACGACTGGTAGCACTGACAGCCCTCGGCCTCCGCCGCGTCTTCCGTGACCGTCCGGCCGACCATGTACGCCTGTTGGAGATCGCGCGGCGGCAGCTCGCTCCACTGGCCACTGCCTTCCGTGCCCTTCCGCTCGTCCGTCGCGGCCGGGCCGAGCGCGGACAGGGCCGTATGGAACGCCGCGAAGGCGATGTCGGCGGTCCCGGTGGCGAATCGTGTGTCATCCACGTCCCAGCGGAAGCGCAGACCGCCGTCCTGCTCCCACATCTGATGGTCGAGGGCGACCCCGCTGGTCTGGCTGACCCCGTAGACCGTGTCGGCGCCGAAGCCGCCCGCCACACCCTCCCCCGGCCCGACGCCGATCAGGCTGGTGAACACAACGGGCAGGGCGGCGGGTTGGCGTCCGGTGGCAGCGCGTACGGCCCGCGCCGCCTCCACACCGGACACGCCGCCGTGCCGCAACTGTTCGCCCAGCAGGCGGTTGGCCGCGCGCGCGGCCTCGGCCGGCGAGGGCTGATCCATGTAGGTGACGTCATGAACGAGCGTCGAGGTGAAGGGCCCGACCAGTTCGTCCGCGGCGCGCGGCAGCCGCGGCCGGTCACTACTCGTGAGCAGAAGGGTGAAGGGGGCCTTGGCCCCGGCCCTCACCAGCGACTCGGCGAAGCAAGTGAGTACCAGGGCCGTGGGCGACACGTCCCACTCGTCAGCCAGCCGCGTCAGTTGCCGCCACGCTGCCGCGTCCAGCATGCCGTCGAGGGGACGGCGCGTTCGCGGCATCTGCTCGTGAGTGTCGCCGGCGCCCGAAGCGGCCGCGGGCTCCAGAACGATGTCAGGAGGGCCAGAGGCCACTTCGCCCAGCCGCACCCAGTAGTCCAGGTCCTCCGCGTGCCGTGGCCCTGTCCGTTCGGCGAGGAGCGATCGGACACAGGACGCGACCGTCACGGCGTCGTCCGCCCGCTCGTCCCTGACATCGACCACCCCTCGGCCTTCGTACTCCGCCTTCCATTGCTGAAGGACGAGGGCGAATCCGTGCGCGTCGGTGACCACGGTGTCCAGGCT
This portion of the Streptomyces canus genome encodes:
- a CDS encoding non-ribosomal peptide synthetase — encoded protein: MESDSWDEETSQAGHGSGAPDAGGPPRTDSQPVAPELRGLLAEVRPDQAPELPEGSLRAWGLSSLALTRLLLGMRRAFGVDDLDIVTLAEADLKDLQELVGQVERREDSREPQSVPRLGDDEADFSLTSLQEAYVVAKQEGAADPAGCHLYREFRVAGPDPARLEKAWLAVVRRHAMLRTVVGQDGTQRTLADPPPWQFPVHDLTELDEATAARSVADVRERLSHRCYRPDAWPLFAVEVSLLPGGVGIIHLSLDTVVTDAHGFALVLQQWKAEYEGRGVVDVRDERADDAVTVASCVRSLLAERTGPRHAEDLDYWVRLGEVASGPPDIVLEPAAASGAGDTHEQMPRTRRPLDGMLDAAAWRQLTRLADEWDVSPTALVLTCFAESLVRAGAKAPFTLLLTSSDRPRLPRAADELVGPFTSTLVHDVTYMDQPSPAEAARAANRLLGEQLRHGGVSGVEAARAVRAATGRQPAALPVVFTSLIGVGPGEGVAGGFGADTVYGVSQTSGVALDHQMWEQDGGLRFRWDVDDTRFATGTADIAFAAFHTALSALGPAATDERKGTEGSGQWSELPPRDLQQAYMVGRTVTEDAAEAEGCQCYQSYEVEALDLVRLDRALRRLVERHDALRTQTDGARLRVRPRGAGTLHIPVIDLDADADANEADLARIRTEMTSRPFPLGRWPLIDVRVTRDPTGKHTVHCAMDLLVGDGRSIHLLFRELWRLYAEGDGPAVPALATAPPDTARYVRGGRRGRAAAHWRERLATVPPGPVLPRTEVVGRSGRRRLSGTFTGYREFARRAAVRGVTVDDIVFAALTAALSEEITDPYALSVVLWPEQSERHRPAEESFLDWLSAPPRGTPLQEAARSARLQITADLAHRSASGLAELSRRALRDRSVTLSYPVVLTALVDLTRHPLPEGVTQGKWLTSTPGCDLDVVCVAEADTLSYAWDLAPGVLGGGLDEKLFALFEASVRAWSAEAAEEEERANADAAVVVATGAEREAVLYGWNVTEASPAPALEGPIHLPLEHWARVSPAAVAVRGRSGSTVGYGELNRRANTVAWRLRAEGVEAGDVVAVRMDRGPDLVAALYGVLKAGAAYLPVDTALPAARVSAMLGAAGVRTLLTAPGTVPLDPPMAHPVRRIVVVDPGPDAETHPRADENPAAVACADDTAYVLFTSGSTGTPKGVEVAHRSVHNLIAFCARDFDLVPHDTGLALTSFGFDLSVFDLFGLLGHGASIYLADEEEQRDPQLLADVLMTEPVTIWNSAPTTLHQLTPFLPDADAGRLRLVMLSGDFIPLSLPGRLTAAFPGVRTIALGGPTETTVWSNVFPVRDIDPEWRAIPYGRPIDRCRHYVLDSRLRPCPPGTEGDLYTAGRCLALGYAGDPELTMASFPPDPYTDEPGARMFRTGDRALWDADGCLHIRGRTDGQVKIRGQRVELAEVEHVLRADSSVRDVVVSVREQGGDQLLVAHVIPADEESGDEGALRERAAKALPSYMVPNFVVFVPSFPATAHGKLDRSALPLPVPERTTEPPEPEEGPPVEPPLVEEIAAVFAEVLGVPAIDTAEDLWDQGVTSFTLVQVSARLLRRYGQRVPVAALVADPTVAGIARVVGQRIGRADPAKTSTATGPGTDRAPATGPASGTRGAAPRPGPAPEQVDLFSPEERDAFKAARWNLRPADVREPAVELPGHDVDPVWYTWRGSRRDFLDEPLPSESLARLLALLSDSGGSGAHRRLHASAGDTYAVQTYLHIREGGVEGIPEGIYYHHPVDRRLHLVNAAPRITRNVHFPYNRPVFDRSGFGIYLIGQTKGITPLYGEAAENFLLLEAGYIGQLLMTGQAGCRVGLCPVGTMTFDTVRDQFALDDGHVFLHALMGGPVAHQRADRAPFTAGWTGEAAVVPTGKRVAVLGPAPVGRRKDDTAQVVVSGMAGRFPGAENTRAYWRRLSSGHCATGLVPEDRREALAAAEPGLPGVTSGGFLQRPDRFDARRFRLSPAEAATLDPQARLLLETVWNCLEDSGHTPASLAAEAPRVGVFTATMWHDQQLVGADAWAGGAQASSAALASDLPARISHFFGFEGPSLAVDTSCSSSLTALHLAAESLRRGECDAAVVGAANLILHPYHLAALSAAGLLTDSAAPVRAYAADSGGWCPGEGVAAVLLRPAEPARRAGDVVHGVLEATWVGHYGGRGRYGSPAPNALAASLRTVLDRAGATPADIGYVECAAAGAALADVAELEALADVFASSPTLIGTVKPNIGHLEGASALSQLLKVLLQLRHRSIAPTLVAEHRTPLVDWDGLPLRIADRLTNWRARGGDPGVRRALVNAVGAAGSYAHVVLRGPGAEEER